TAAAGAAACTGAGAAAACTTTTGAACGTGAAAAAAAGAATCAGACTATTGAAGCCTACTAACCCCATGCCGATCCAGGTGCCGCGATAACCGCTTCGATACGCTTCTTTGATATTCCCGGATCCGTACAGATGGGCAATCTGAATTTGTACAGCCAGGGCAATCGAAAAACCCAACATAAAACAGATCGATTCGAGCGTATTCAAATATGTTCTCGTTGCCAGTTCTCTTGCCCCCAAAGTTGCCAAGATGGTGTAAATCGTTAACTGCGACAATACCCAGGAGGACATGTTGATGCCCATCGGCCAACCTATTTTCAGGATCGCCCCGAACAGCTTGCGGTTAAAAACCAGTAAATCTCCCCACGAGATTCTCCGCTCGAAAGCGGTAACGAACATAAACAGCAGCAAACAAGTCGCCAGCAATCGGCTTACTAACGTCGATATCGCTACACCGGTCAACCCCAATTGGGGGAAGCCTAACTCGCCGTATATAAATCCATAGTTAAACACTATATGAATCACATTCATGCCAATCGCCGTAATCATCGGCCCTTTGGTATTTCCTGTATTGCGAATAATCGTGCTTAGCGCAGCTGTCAGTGCCGTTAGAACCATCCCGCTTCCGACAATCGAAATGTAGGTTTGCGCCAATGGAAGCAGCCTTTCCTCCAATTGAAACAGCCTTGCCAGTGGCAGCGCTTCTCGATACAGGATAATACTAAGCACAACCCCGATCGCTGCGCTCACGGTAACAGCCATGATCGCAACCGTACGGGCAGCTTCTTGCTGCTTGGCGCCTATTTTCTGCGCTATCAAAATCCCCGCGCCGCTGGCCACCGTCATAAATAAAATCATCATGGCTTGAAACACTTGATTCGCCAAGCCCACAACCGCAACCGCATCATCCGACACGCGGCTTACCATCAGGGTATCTACTACGCCCAATAGCAGTTGCAGCAGCAATTCGACGAAAATCGGCCACGCCAAAAGCCATAATGTGAACTTATTTTTCTCTGTCTGCATGATATGCCACCATCCGATTCCAGTCTCTCTTTTTATGAAAATGAAACTTTGTTGCCTGCTCAAATTATAGATGCTATAGTGGGTTCCATGTATCAGCATTGCAACTTAAACTTTCAAAATTCCAACTTCTATACGAAGAAATGAACAGGTGATTCAGATGGCCTTGATAGAAATGACAATCCCGCCTTTTCCGCATTACATTACAAGCGGTTTCAATACCATTCCTAAGAACGCCAAGCATCCCAGCAGAAGTCATATTGAGGTTTTTGATCTCTTGATCACCACCTCCGGCTGCCTCTTTCTGGCGGAAGAGGAGCAGCGGTTTGAGGTTGCTCCTGGTCAAGCCCTCATTCTAAGACCTGACTGCTACCATTTTGCAACCCAAGTATGCGCGGAGGATACCTCGACGTATTGGATGCACTTCCACGCTGGAGGTCTCTGGAACATGGTTGATAACACAATTCCAGCCTTGCCGCTTGAAGATCCCTCTCCCGTCTTTATCGAGCCATTCGCGGTTGAACCATTTACCATCCGAATCCCGCAGTATACGACCCTCCTGCAGCCTGAGAAAACGTATGAGCTGTTCGAGCAGCTTCATCAACTGCAGCCGCGCGCGCATATGAGCGGTGTTCGGTTTGCCCAGCAGCAGTTGTTTCATGAACTGCTGCTCCAACTATCCGTTTCTGCGACAAAGGAACAACGCTCACCTTCGCTCGCCTGTGCGGAAAAAGCTGCTTCCTATTTGCGTCAGCATTACCGAGAGACGGTTTCCGCCAAAGCGCTTGGCGATCATGTTAACTTCCATCCCGTGTACATCGCCCGCTGCATGCAAAGAGAATACGGTTGCTCGCCGACGGAATACCTGCTCCGCCTGCGCATCCAGCAGGCCAAGCTGCTGCTGCTTCAAACCGACCTTCCGGTTGCTCATGTTGGAGAAGAAGTCGGCTTCGAGCAGCCTGCCTATTTTGCTACTTGCTTCACCCGCCTGGAAGGCATTTCTCCGCGCAAGTACAGGCAGCGTTTCGCCAGAAATTAGCTTGAGCGACAGAACTCAGTGGCATATATACAACAACTGCGCAATACAGTTAACATATATGACGTGAGAGGGAGTTGAGCTTGATTATGGAAGAACAACAAACCGCACCTGTCCTTAGCGTGAAGAATTGGATGTTAACAATCCTGCTGCTCGCGATTCCAATTGTGAACATTATCTTATTATTCGTATGGGCATTCAGCAGCGGGGAGAATCCGAACAAAGCCAATTATGCCAAGGCCAGCCTAATCTGGGCCGCTATCGGGATTGTGCTTTATCTTCTTTTTGCTGTAATCTTTTTTGGCACCGTAATGTCCTCGATTAATTAGTTTAGTTAATAACAAATAAAGCTGCTCACCCGGGCGCGGTCCAGACCGCCGGGAAGCGGCTTTTTTTACTTTCACCCGCCGATCCAAATAGTCCTTTCATGAAATATGTTATACTGGGAAAAAATGATAAGAAGCACTCATCCCAAAATTCAACCCTACTTGGAGGTTAACAATGAAACACGAAATCCTGTATAAAGGTGCTTTTCCCATGTTGAAAGTACAGCTTGAACAAGGAGAGAACATCAAAGCTGAGGCAGGGGCCATGGTTTCCATGTCACCTAATGTGGAGCTCAAAGGAACGGTAGATGGCGGTATTATGCGAGGTTTGGGCCGAATGCTCAGCGGCGAGAAGTTCTTTTTTCAAGAACTGACCCCTTCCAGAGGACCTGGAGAGGTCTTGCTCGCGCCAGCTGTAATCGGCGACATTGAGGCCGTCGAACTGGATGGATCGTACAAGCTCTTCGTACAAAAAGACGGCTTCCTAGCTGGCACCTCCGGCATCCAGGTCAATACCAAGATGCAGAATCTGATGAGCGGCTTTATGTCGGGCGAAGGCTTTTTCATCGTGGAAATTAGCGGCAAAGGCACCGTCTTCCTATCGTCCTACGGGGCAATTCATGCCATTAACCTTTCACCAGGTGAAGAGGTTGTCATTGATAATGGGCATCTGGTCGCTTGGCCAGATTATACCCACTACACCATCGAAAAAGCGGCCAAAGGCTGGCTATCCAGCGTTACGAGCGGAGAAGGCGTAGTCTGCCGATTCCGTGGGGAAGGTGTCGTACTGATTCAAACACGCAATCCCAAAAGTTTCGGCGGCTGGTTAAGACAGTTTATTCCGGGTGGCCGTTAAAAATGCCATGACTTTGCCGCCCTGAGAGATCAGCCTCTGATTTGGGGCAGATCTTAGGAAGGGAACTACAGGGCGCTATTCGGGCAAATAGTAGGGATACGAAGGTAATAGCGGAACTACAGGACCTTATTTCTACGAAAAGCGCTGTTTTTTCCTATAAAAGACAAAATAGTGGACTGTAGTTCCCTCTCGCTCGCGATCATGCCACTTTTTGCTAGAATAGCGGACTGTAGTTCCCATTCCTCCGCATCACTCCACAACATACAAGAAGAACCTAGCCTGAGGCCCACGGCTATGTTCTTCTTGTATGTTTGCCTCTTGATAAGAGGCTCCGGGGTTGAAATCAATGCCCCGCCCAGTTCGCAAGATAAGTTTGCTGTTCCGCCGTAAGCCTGTCAATTTCAATACCAAGCGAGTCCAGCTTGTAGAGTGCAACCTGTTCGTCCAACTCGAACGGTACATTTATGACTTTACTGCCGAGACTTTGATAATGCTCGTTCACATATTTCAACGACATTGCTTGCAGGGCAAAAGTCATATCCATGATTTCTGCCGGATGACCGTCGCCCGCTGCTAAGTTAACGAGCCGCCCTTCTGCAAGTAAATAGACGCAGCGACCGTCGATGAACGTGTACTCGTTGATGTTTTTCCTGACAGTCCGATGCGAGACGGCGATGTCTTCGAGATCCTTCACATTGACTTCCACATCGAAATGGCCCGCATTCGTAAGAATGGCTCCGTCCTTCATCAGAAAATAATGCTTACCACATATGACATCCTTATTACCGGTAACCGTGACGAAAATATCGCCGATTTGGGCCGCTTCATGCATAGGCATAACCTCAAATCCGTCCATGTACGCCTCAACGGCTTTGATCGAGTCCGTTTCTGTGACCACGACTTTCGCCCCCAAGCCTTTGGCACGCATCGCAACGCCTTTGCCGCACCAGCCATAGCCTGCCACGACGACGACTTTACCAGCAACGACCAGGTTAGTCGTCCGATTAATCCCGTCCCACACCGATTGCCCCGTACCGTACCTGTTGTCAAACAAATATTTGCATGACGCGTCGTTCACCGCAATCATCGGGAATTCGAGCCGCTCTTCCTTTTCCATCGCCTTCAAACGCCATATCCCTGTTGTCGTTTCCTCAGCCCCGCCGCGTACCTTCCCTAACAAATCGCGACGTTCCGTATGCAGAATGCCTACCAAATCCCCGCCGTCGTCAATGATTAAATCCGGCTCTGTTTCGATCGTATCGATCAGCAGTTGCTTATACTCCAGCGGATCTGGATTATACTTAGCATAGACGGTAATGCCGTCGGTAACGAGCGCTGCGCATATGTCATCTTGGGTGGATAACGGGTTGCTGCCTGTAATCGTCACTTGTGCACCGCCTGCTTGAATGACCTTCGCAAGATAAGCCGTCTTCGCCTCCAAGTGAAGCGATATGGCAACTTTCAATCCTTTAAAAGGCTGTTCGATGACGAATCGATCCTTGATTCGATTCAGTACGGGCATATGTGCGCTCGCCCACTCGATTTTAAGCCTGCCTTCCCCCGCCAATGCGATATCCTGGATTTTACTGCGTTCCTTGGCATTCGAATTCATATAATCTCCTCACTCTCATTGTACTTCGTTATTTGTGCCGCTTTCGGCAGCTCGATATAAAAGGTGAAATGCCCGTTCGCATGCTTCAGACCGATTCTTCCTCCATGCAGCTCGACGATATAGTTCGCAATCGATAGACCGAGTCCTGCACCCGAAGGCACATCTCGATCACGCCTGGAAGGCTCTGCTTTATAAAAACGCTCGAACAATAGCTTTTCCTGCTCCTTGGTAATCGGACTTCCCCAATTTTCAACCGCAAGCACAACAAGATGATCGCGCTCGGCAAGTCGAACCGTGATTTCACCGGGCTTCAAGGAGAACTTGAGGGCATTCATGAGCAGGTTATCGATCGCCCGTACCAGCCTTTCAACATCCACATGGGCAAATAGGGACTGTTGTTCCCAATCCTTCCTGATCGTAAGGGAGAGCTCCTGCGCGATCGGCTCGAACTCGATGATAATTTGCTCCAGAAGGCTGTTGAGGTCGATCACCTGGAAGGTAAGATTGGCGTCTCCGCTGGTAAGACGGGTATACTCGAACAGATCGTCGATCAGCTTTTTCATTTGCTGGGTCTTGTTAAAGGCATTATGGATGTACCGTTTGTGTTCGTCCAGATCCTGGTAGTCGTCATTTTTGAGCAGGTTCAAATAGCCGATGATGCTCGTCAAAGGCGTGCGCAAATCATGAGATACGTGCGTGATCAGCTCCATCTTTGATGTCTCGATCTGGCGCTCTCTCTTCATCATGCTCTGAAGCTGCTCAGCCATGTAATTGATGTTCTGCGCGACTTCCCCCAACTCGTCTTGGCCCGGCAGGGGCACCCGGTAATTGAGATCCCCATTGGCGATCGCCATGAGGCCGTCGGCAAGAGTTCTCACTTTCCTGACGATAGGACGCATCAGAAAGAAAAAGATGAGTAAAAAGAAAAATAAGAACGAGAGGAAAGACAAGGCTGCGTTAGCAAAGGAAAGAGCCTCACTTTCACTCTTCATGACGATAATCTGCGGCAAAATAAAATTCAAAAAATCATTGATGAGGGACGTTCCGAAAAAAGCAGCGACCAGGCTAAATAGAAGCGATCCGAGCAAGCGCAGCCTAATGCTCTTCTTCCAGTTCAAGAGGGAAAGGAAGTCTCTATTCAACTTTATATCCCACTCCCCAAACCGTTTTGATAAATCGCGGTTCACGCGGATTATCTTCGATCTTCTCGCGAATGTTGCGCACGTGGACCATCACAGTATTGTCAGACAAAAATTTATCTTCTTTCCAAACGCTCCTATAAATTTGTTCTACATTGAATACCTGTCCGCGATGGCTGGCAAGCAGTTCCAAAATAGAAAACTCGATTGGTGTAAGCAGCGCCTCTCTGCCGTGCACCGTCACAAGATGCTTGTTTATGTGAATAACCAGGTCGTCGATCTCCACTATGTTCCTATCGGAAGCTTTGGCCTGATTTTCGGCCACGCCGGTAAACGTTTGCCTGCGCAGCTGCGCCTTGACTCTTGCGACCAACTCCAGCGGGTTAAACGGCTTCGCCATGTAGTCATCCGCCCCGGTCGTAAGCCCCGTTATTTTGTCAATATCCTCACTTTTGGCGGAGAGCATAATAATCGGAATTTTCGTCATCTCTCTTATCTTGAAGCAAGCTCTAATCCCATCCATATTCGGCATCATGACGTCCAGAATGATCAAATCGATCGATTCGCGGTGCAGCAGCTCAAGTGCTTGAACGCCGTCCTCCGATTCAAAAACGCGGTAGCCTTCATTTTTCAAGTAAATACGAATGACGTCGCGAATTTCCGGATCATCGTCTGCGATGAGCACACTTATTGTCAAGCTGGATCACTCCCAGGTTTGTTATTTTCAGCGTAAACCATGTTCGTAAAATAGGGTTCCGACTTCCCGTGCATGATCGCCCACGTAGCGTCCAATCATAAACTAATGCCTATTGCAAAGCTACCATATTTTTGGACAAGCGTCTCCGAAAAACGTAAATATTTTTCCATTTTTTTCTTACGACTTAATCTCGCCAAAACAGCTGTTCCAACGCAGCGACCGAGCAAGTAGCCTAGCGTTAAGCCGGAAACGACACCTAAATACGTTAGAATGAACGCAGGAACCTGATGCAAAAGTGCGCTAACAGTCACAGCGCCGCATAACCGAATCACTGAAGGAGCGACAGCAGCCATTCATAATTCATGGAAGTGAATCTCCTTTGATGGCTTGCGGTTTCTAAAACGGTTAAGCTTTAGGGTGAAAACAAGCGCTTCGGACAATAAAACAGCCCCGGCAACGTCAAGAAGCGCATGCTGTTTCACGAATAGAGTGGAGATGATGATGCTCCATGCGGCTATGACAATCGCCGTTCGCGCTTTTCGCCCAAAGCTGCAGCGATAAGATGCTTTCAGTACGATGTAGCTGGTCAGGACATGAATGCTCGGGAAGCAGTTGAAGGGCTTATCTGCTGCATAAACAAATTTTACAAGCCCAGTTAGCCAACTGTTGTCAATTATGGACGGTCTAGGTACGGTCGTTTGATACGTTGCATAAATAAGGTAACAGGAGATAAGCCCTGCGCACAAGGCAATCAAGCTGCGGTAGTAGACGGCTCTATCCTTCAGAAACAAGACGATGAACATGCCGAATATGAACGGATACCAGAACAAGTAAGGAATAATAAATACCGGAAGGAAAGGGATCAGATTGTCTAAATCAGTCATCAGATTGCCGACATTGCCGCTGCCGTTATTCAGATGACCATAGAATACGTTCAACACGGGAATCGAAAACAGCCAAAGTAGCGGAAGATATGTGCCAAGCTTCGATTTGATGTTGCTGGCGTCGGTTTTATCCGCGCCCATCAAGATACTCCCCTTTTGCGGCAGACGTATACGAAAGCAGGCGGAACGTTGAGCGGGACAAAATGAACGCGCTCGATGTCAAATCGCTGGCTGAGCTGCTTCCGCATCTGCTGCGAATACTGGAAGGCGATGAATAAGCCGCCTGGCTTCAGCGTCATTTCGATCTGGTTCATTAATTGCTCTCGCAGAGCTGGCGGAAAATTAAAAAACGGGAGGCCGCTCAAGATGCAATCCAGCTCATCGATTCCTTCTCTCCGTAAGGCAGGCTGCATGCTGCAAGCGTCGGCATAGTAGGCAAAGTCCCGAAACCTGGCGGACAATTGACTGCGCAGCTGCTGGTCTTTTTCGAAAACGAGTACTTTGGCCTCTTTATGCAGAACCTGTGCCAGATGTCTGGTAATGGCGCCAGTACCGCCTCCGAGCTCGGCAACGCTCCTAACTTGGTTCCATTGAACGGGCTCGAGCATTTTTTTGGCCAGAAACACAGAGCTCGGCGTGACACTCCCGATCTGACTCGGCGCACGCATGAATTTATATAGAAATAACAGCTGCTCTTGCATCGCTCTGATCATGGGAAAACTCTCCTCTCGTTACCATTCGATGCATTAATCGTAACGAAATATTCTGCAGAATATGCGAAGGAAAAAGTAAAGGATTTCTGAAGAAATTTTGAAGAAATAGCCAATAGAGACTCCCCATAGACGATCCTGTAGCTAAGAAAACCGGCTCGCCGCCCGGAGAGATCAGCTTCTGATTTGGGACCATTCTTAAAAGGGAACTACAAGACGCTATTTTGGCAAATAGCAGGGATACGAGGGTCGTAGCGGAACTACAGGGCCTTATTTCTACGAAAAGCGCGGAATTTTCCGCCAAACAGCAAAATAGCGCACTGTAGTTCCCTCACCCTCGCAAAAACTCCACTTTTTGCTAGAATACGTACTGTAGTTCCCTCCTTCTCGCGAGGCAGCTGAAGTGACTCTTCGTTCACTCCAACCATATATACCAAAAGAGCCTACCCCTTAGTCCATAACTAAGAGATAGGCCCTTCTTTTCTATTCAACTACACGCGCTCATAAAGAAAATCCACGATATGCACAGCTTGCATCGGCGAACCAGGAGCATGTTTATCAATGCCCAACTTCATTTGCAGCAAACAACCAGGGTTGCTGGTCACGATGTAATGGGCCTCCGTAGCTTTGGCGTGATCCATCTTGTGGTCGAGAATCGTATTCGCCATATCCGGCTGAGTCAAATTATAAATTCCGGCGGATCCGCAGCAGGACCCCGCATCTTTCATCTCGACAAAAGTCGCTCCTGGCATCTGCTTAAGCAATTTGCGTGGAGACTCCCCGGCTTTCATTACATTGCGCAAATGGCAGGAGTCCTGATACGTAATACGAACGCCAGGCCCTTCCGTGAAGGGGAGCGGACGACCTTTTTCCAACAAAATTGTACTGATGTCCTTCACCCTGCTCGCAAACCACTTCGCCTGCTCCTGCCACTGGGCATCGTCATGCAGCAAATGATCATACTCAACCAGAATCGCACCGCACCCGCCTGCATTCGACACAATATAATCCACACCTGCTTCCTGAAAAGCGCGAATATTATGGCGAGCCAATTGCTTAGCCTGATCCATCTCTCCACTATGAGCGTGGAGGGCGCCGCAGCAGTTCTGAGCTTCCGGGATCACCACATCGAATCCGGCTTTGGCCAGCAGTTGTACGGTTTTACGGTTCGTTTCCGTAAACAACACGTCCATTAAGCACCCGCGGAACATGCCGACGGTACCCACTTTCTCCCCAATCGCAGGAACCCGGGTTCCTAGTTGATCCACAACGCCCTTCCCAGCCGCTTCTGGCAAAATACGTTCCATCGCGGACATCTGTTTGGAAAATAGACCAACGACGCCGGTTTTTCGTGCGAGAGTTTGGGCGCCTGACTTTTGATAAAATCTAAGCCCCTTGCCTAGCAGCTTCATGCGATTCTGATGAGGGAACAACTGGCCAAAAACGATCTTGCGCACACCTTTTACCCAAGTTCGGTGCTGTGTGGTGTGATCCTCGATGGCATCCCTCGCCTGTTCAATCAATTGACCATATTTGACGTCCGCTGGACACGCAGGTTCACACGCTCTACAACCTAGACAATGGCCCATTTGCTCCTCGAATCGAACATTGGGTTCCATAATTCCGTCAACCGCAGCTTTCATCAAAGAGATTCGCCCACGCGGGGATTCCGCTTCCACACCGGTTTCCTTGAAGGTTGGACAAGCCGGCAAACAAAATCCGCAGCGCATGCAGTTCGTTAGCTGATCATAATCCAGCTTCAATTTCAGTGATTCCTGGAGCGACTTAGCCGTAGCATTAGACATGGTCGATCACCACCCTGCGTCTGGACTCTTTGGCAAACATTTTACCCGGATTGAGGATGTTCAAAGGGTCGAAGCCCTGTTTAATATTCTTCATGATGGCGATCCCTGCGCTTCCAACTTTCCATTCCAGGAATGGCGCTTTAACGAGCCCGACGCCGTGCTCTCCCGTAATCGTACCGCCAAGACGTATCGCTTCTTCAAAAATTTCCTCAAAAGCGGCCTCGACGCGCTCGATCTCATCATGATTTCTAGCGTCCGTAGTCGCTGTCGGGTGCAAATTGCCATCCCCGGCATGACCAAAAGTGCATATCTGCACGTCGTACTTCTTCGCAATACGATTAATCTGCTGCACCATCTCGGCGATTTTGGAACGCGGTACAGTCGCATCTTCCAAAATTGTCGTGGGACGAAGCCGAGCCAGCGCCGTGAAAGCACTTCGCCTAGCTGTAAGCAGCTTCAGGGCTTCTTCTTGATTGCTGGCGATGCTGATTTGATCCGCATGCTCTTCCTGGCAAATTTCCGAGATTCGGGCAATATCCCGCTCCACTGTCTCGAACTCGCCATCTTGCTCAATGAGCAGAATAGCCTCCATATCGAGTGGCAGCCCCAGCTTCGCGAAGTCGTTCACCACACGAATCGTCGGATTATCCATGAATTCCAGCGTGGCAGGAATGATGCGATTCTCAATAATCGCAGATACCGTGCGTGCCGCTCCGTACATATCTTTGAACATCGCCAGCATAGTTTTCTTATGCTTAGGGGGAGGGATGAGCTTCAAAGTTGCTTCAGTAATAACCGCAAGGGTTCCTTCCGAACCGATCAGCAGCTTGGTCAGATCATAACCCGCAACGTCTTTCATCAATTTGCCGCCCGTACGCATAATTTCCCCTGAAGCCAGCACGCACTCTAGTCCGATGACGTAATCTTTGGTAGTCCCGTATTTCAACCCGCGCAAGCCTCCGGAACACTCGGCAATATTGCCGCCAATCGTAGAGATTGCCATGCTGCTCGGATCAGGTGGGTAAAAAAGTCCCAAACCTTCAATATGCTCAATAAATGTCTTAGTAATTATACCTGGCTGCACTGTCGCGGTTAAATTCTGCATGTCCACTTCGAGTATGGCATTCATCCGATGCATAACCATTACGATGCCGCCTTGTACAGGAACGGTGCCTCCGCATAGATTCGTCCCGGAACCTCGGCTGATCAGCGGTATTTGATGCTCGCTCATAACTTTCATAATCGCCGATACCTGGGCCGTATTTTGCGGATAAATAACCCCTTCAGGCAGCTGTTGCAGCATGGGGGTCCCATCGTAGGAATGTGTGACAAGCGTTTCAATATCATCTTTAAAATAGGCGTCGCCTACGATACCACGAAGTTTAGCTTTCACTTGGTTTTCAAGCATGATACATGCCTCCCTCTCGGAGTCATCATGTCATCAGATGACTTTTTTCTTATATTAGCGTATAATAGAATCATTGTATAGCCATTTTTCTGGAGGTTTTCCTATGACATTCCCACAGATCAAGCCGCAAAAAGGCTCTGAGATCGTGATGACCCATATAAAGCAGCAAATTCAAGCAGGTGCCTATCTACCCGGCGCCAAACTCCCAACTGTCGATCAGTTAGCGGTGAACTTTGAAGTGGGCCGCTCTACGATCCGCGAAGCGATGAGTGCTTTGAAAGCGATGGGCTGGGTCGATATTCGCCATGGCGGGGGGACGTTCGTGAGCCTGACATTGCCCAGCGAGGAAGGTGACAATTCGGGTTCGGGCAGTTTCTTTTATCAGACGGAGTCGTTTCAAGAAGTGCTGGAAGTGCGTAAATTTATCGAGGCTGGCTGTGCTTCTCTTGCTGCAGAACGGCGTACAGAGGAAGACCTG
Above is a genomic segment from Paenibacillus sp. HWE-109 containing:
- a CDS encoding MATE family efflux transporter gives rise to the protein MQTEKNKFTLWLLAWPIFVELLLQLLLGVVDTLMVSRVSDDAVAVVGLANQVFQAMMILFMTVASGAGILIAQKIGAKQQEAARTVAIMAVTVSAAIGVVLSIILYREALPLARLFQLEERLLPLAQTYISIVGSGMVLTALTAALSTIIRNTGNTKGPMITAIGMNVIHIVFNYGFIYGELGFPQLGLTGVAISTLVSRLLATCLLLFMFVTAFERRISWGDLLVFNRKLFGAILKIGWPMGINMSSWVLSQLTIYTILATLGARELATRTYLNTLESICFMLGFSIALAVQIQIAHLYGSGNIKEAYRSGYRGTWIGMGLVGFNSLILFFTFKSFLSFFTSDAGIVQLGMSCLGLTLVLQPGKMLNMGFGNALSAIGDTRFNMVISLISMWGLAAGLSYYLGLHLGWGLAGIYVAMICDEYLRGILVIIRWRQKKYLRQAEARKESGAGLENVRQEGMGLHA
- a CDS encoding helix-turn-helix domain-containing protein, with product MALIEMTIPPFPHYITSGFNTIPKNAKHPSRSHIEVFDLLITTSGCLFLAEEEQRFEVAPGQALILRPDCYHFATQVCAEDTSTYWMHFHAGGLWNMVDNTIPALPLEDPSPVFIEPFAVEPFTIRIPQYTTLLQPEKTYELFEQLHQLQPRAHMSGVRFAQQQLFHELLLQLSVSATKEQRSPSLACAEKAASYLRQHYRETVSAKALGDHVNFHPVYIARCMQREYGCSPTEYLLRLRIQQAKLLLLQTDLPVAHVGEEVGFEQPAYFATCFTRLEGISPRKYRQRFARN
- a CDS encoding TIGR00266 family protein, with translation MKHEILYKGAFPMLKVQLEQGENIKAEAGAMVSMSPNVELKGTVDGGIMRGLGRMLSGEKFFFQELTPSRGPGEVLLAPAVIGDIEAVELDGSYKLFVQKDGFLAGTSGIQVNTKMQNLMSGFMSGEGFFIVEISGKGTVFLSSYGAIHAINLSPGEEVVIDNGHLVAWPDYTHYTIEKAAKGWLSSVTSGEGVVCRFRGEGVVLIQTRNPKSFGGWLRQFIPGGR
- a CDS encoding adenosylhomocysteinase; this translates as MNSNAKERSKIQDIALAGEGRLKIEWASAHMPVLNRIKDRFVIEQPFKGLKVAISLHLEAKTAYLAKVIQAGGAQVTITGSNPLSTQDDICAALVTDGITVYAKYNPDPLEYKQLLIDTIETEPDLIIDDGGDLVGILHTERRDLLGKVRGGAEETTTGIWRLKAMEKEERLEFPMIAVNDASCKYLFDNRYGTGQSVWDGINRTTNLVVAGKVVVVAGYGWCGKGVAMRAKGLGAKVVVTETDSIKAVEAYMDGFEVMPMHEAAQIGDIFVTVTGNKDVICGKHYFLMKDGAILTNAGHFDVEVNVKDLEDIAVSHRTVRKNINEYTFIDGRCVYLLAEGRLVNLAAGDGHPAEIMDMTFALQAMSLKYVNEHYQSLGSKVINVPFELDEQVALYKLDSLGIEIDRLTAEQQTYLANWAGH
- a CDS encoding sensor histidine kinase, whose amino-acid sequence is MNRDFLSLLNWKKSIRLRLLGSLLFSLVAAFFGTSLINDFLNFILPQIIVMKSESEALSFANAALSFLSFLFFFLLIFFFLMRPIVRKVRTLADGLMAIANGDLNYRVPLPGQDELGEVAQNINYMAEQLQSMMKRERQIETSKMELITHVSHDLRTPLTSIIGYLNLLKNDDYQDLDEHKRYIHNAFNKTQQMKKLIDDLFEYTRLTSGDANLTFQVIDLNSLLEQIIIEFEPIAQELSLTIRKDWEQQSLFAHVDVERLVRAIDNLLMNALKFSLKPGEITVRLAERDHLVVLAVENWGSPITKEQEKLLFERFYKAEPSRRDRDVPSGAGLGLSIANYIVELHGGRIGLKHANGHFTFYIELPKAAQITKYNESEEII
- a CDS encoding response regulator transcription factor; this translates as MTISVLIADDDPEIRDVIRIYLKNEGYRVFESEDGVQALELLHRESIDLIILDVMMPNMDGIRACFKIREMTKIPIIMLSAKSEDIDKITGLTTGADDYMAKPFNPLELVARVKAQLRRQTFTGVAENQAKASDRNIVEIDDLVIHINKHLVTVHGREALLTPIEFSILELLASHRGQVFNVEQIYRSVWKEDKFLSDNTVMVHVRNIREKIEDNPREPRFIKTVWGVGYKVE
- a CDS encoding VTT domain-containing protein, with protein sequence MAAVAPSVIRLCGAVTVSALLHQVPAFILTYLGVVSGLTLGYLLGRCVGTAVLARLSRKKKMEKYLRFSETLVQKYGSFAIGISL
- a CDS encoding phosphatase PAP2 family protein; protein product: MGADKTDASNIKSKLGTYLPLLWLFSIPVLNVFYGHLNNGSGNVGNLMTDLDNLIPFLPVFIIPYLFWYPFIFGMFIVLFLKDRAVYYRSLIALCAGLISCYLIYATYQTTVPRPSIIDNSWLTGLVKFVYAADKPFNCFPSIHVLTSYIVLKASYRCSFGRKARTAIVIAAWSIIISTLFVKQHALLDVAGAVLLSEALVFTLKLNRFRNRKPSKEIHFHEL
- a CDS encoding class I SAM-dependent methyltransferase, with the translated sequence MIRAMQEQLLFLYKFMRAPSQIGSVTPSSVFLAKKMLEPVQWNQVRSVAELGGGTGAITRHLAQVLHKEAKVLVFEKDQQLRSQLSARFRDFAYYADACSMQPALRREGIDELDCILSGLPFFNFPPALREQLMNQIEMTLKPGGLFIAFQYSQQMRKQLSQRFDIERVHFVPLNVPPAFVYVCRKRGVS
- a CDS encoding (Fe-S)-binding protein, with the translated sequence MSNATAKSLQESLKLKLDYDQLTNCMRCGFCLPACPTFKETGVEAESPRGRISLMKAAVDGIMEPNVRFEEQMGHCLGCRACEPACPADVKYGQLIEQARDAIEDHTTQHRTWVKGVRKIVFGQLFPHQNRMKLLGKGLRFYQKSGAQTLARKTGVVGLFSKQMSAMERILPEAAGKGVVDQLGTRVPAIGEKVGTVGMFRGCLMDVLFTETNRKTVQLLAKAGFDVVIPEAQNCCGALHAHSGEMDQAKQLARHNIRAFQEAGVDYIVSNAGGCGAILVEYDHLLHDDAQWQEQAKWFASRVKDISTILLEKGRPLPFTEGPGVRITYQDSCHLRNVMKAGESPRKLLKQMPGATFVEMKDAGSCCGSAGIYNLTQPDMANTILDHKMDHAKATEAHYIVTSNPGCLLQMKLGIDKHAPGSPMQAVHIVDFLYERV